In Gambusia affinis linkage group LG08, SWU_Gaff_1.0, whole genome shotgun sequence, a single window of DNA contains:
- the LOC122835991 gene encoding endoplasmic reticulum-Golgi intermediate compartment protein 2-like: MRRISRKKALTLVKELDAFPKVPGSYVETTASGGTVSLVAFSLMAVLAFLEFFVYRNTWMNYEYEVDKDFTSKLRINVDITIAMRCQYIGADVLDLAETMVASDGLKYEPVKFELPPERKLWQMTLLHIQERLRVEHSLQNVLFKSAVKGAAPAPSQSDDGSSSLSACRIHGHMYVNKVAGNFHITIGKSIPHPRGHAHLAALVSHDSYNFSHRIDHLSFGEEIPGLINPLDGTEKITADANHMFQYFITIVPTKLNTYKVSAETHQYSVTERERVLNHAAGSHGVSGIFMKYDISSLMVRVTEQHMPLWQFLVRLCGIVGGIFSTTGMIHGMVGFVVDVVCCRFQMGVYKRMDAPPSEQGDGQFVLPTESYSEE, encoded by the exons ATGAGGAGAATATCCAGGAAGAAAGCTCTGACTCTGGTGAAGGAATTAGATGCTTTCCCCAAAGTGCCTGGGAGCTACGTGGAGACCACAGCCAGCGGAGGGACAG TCTCTCTGGTAGCTTTCTCCCTTATGGCGGTCCTCGCCTTCCTGGAGTTCTTTGTGTACAGAAACACATGGATGAACTATGAATACGAGGTTGACAAAGACTTCACCAG CAAACTCAGGATAAATGTGGACATCACAATAGCCATGAGATGTCAGT ACATAGGAGCAGATGTCCTGGATCTGGCAGAGACTATGGTTGCTTCAGACGGTTTAAAATATGAACCA gtCAAGTTTGAACTCCCACCAGAGCGAAAACTGTGGCAAAT GACCCTCCTGCACATCCAGGAGCGTCTAAGAGTGGAGCACTCTCTGCAGAACGTTCTCTTCAAGTCTGCAGTGAAAGGAGCTGCTCCTGCTCCGAGTCAAAG TGATGATGGCTCCAGTTCACTCAGTGCCTGCAGGATACATGGACACATGTATGTCAACAAAGTGGCAGGGAATTTCCACATCACTATCGGCAA GTCCATACCTCACCCCAGAGGCCACGCCCATCTAGCTGCACTTGTCAGCCACGACT CTTACAACTTCTCCCACCGAATTGACCACTTGTCTTTTGGAGAAGAGATCCCCGGACTGATCAACCCTCTGGACGGCACAGAAAAGATCACTGCTGACG CAAACCACATGTTTCAGTACTTCATCACCATTGTGCCAACCAAGCTGAACACCTACAAAGTGTCTGCAGAAACACATCAGTACTCGGTCACAGAGCGG GAACGCGTTTTAAACCACGCTGCAGGCAGCCATGGAGTCTCAGGGATCTTCATGAAATATGACATAAGCTCACTGATGGTCAGAGTCACCGAGCAGCACATGCCTCTCTGGCAGTTTCTCGTCAGACTTTGCGGCATCGTTGGAGGCATTTTTTCCACGACAG gCATGATCCACGGCATGGTGGGATTCGTGGTCGATGTGGTTTGCTGTCGTTTCCAAATGGGGGTCTACAAACGGATGGAT GCTCCTCCAAGCGAACAAGGAGACGGTCAGTTTGTACTTCCTACAGAAAGTTACTCAGAGGAGTGA
- the kxd1 gene encoding kxDL motif-containing protein 1, with protein MAEPTASGVFCNRMLSMVNSEDVNAIIQAQRHMLDRFEKTNEMLINFNGLSNVRLQQMNERFLLHTRTLVDMKKDLDSVFRRIRTLKGKIAKQYPEAFSNIHESPILEDDDEEFDPIPPSVATTTNTATSEQSTESCDTSPDVISPTVSRCSEDLSQEPPDTPTSDLVETAVLRDEGPDSVPAE; from the exons ATGGCGGAGCCGACAGCCTCCGGTGTGTTCTGTAACAGGATGCTGAGCATGGTGAACTCTGAGGATGTGAACGCCATCATCCAGGCGCAGAGACACAT GCTTGATCGCTTTGAGAAAACCAATGAGATGCTGATCAACTTCAATGGACTGTCGAATGTGAGGCTGCAGCAGATGAACGAGCGTTTCCTGCTTCACACTCGCACCCTGGTTGACATGAAGAAGGATTTGGACAGCGTCTTCAGGAGGATTAG GACATTGAAAGGAAAAATTGCAAAGCAATACCCAGAAGCCTTCAGCA ACATCCATGAGTCACCAATTTTGGAGGACGACGACGAGGAATTCGACCCTATTCCTCCAAGCGTTGCTACGACAACCAACACAGCTACATCAGAGCAGAGCACAGAATCCTGCGACACAAGCCCTGATGTAATCTCGCCCACCGTGAGCAGATGTTCTGAAGATCTGTCTCAGGAACCACCAGACacgccgacctctgacctcgtAGAGACGGCTGTGCTGCGGGATGAGGGTCCCGACTCTGTACCTGCAGAGTAG
- the sinhcaf gene encoding SIN3-HDAC complex-associated factor yields the protein MFGFHKPKMYRSLDGCCICRAKSSSSRFTDSKRYEKDFRSCFGLSETRSGEICNACVLLVKRWKKLPVGTKKNWNHVVDARGGPSLKITSRPKKIQTISKKARPSQISRLQKELKRNNSDAHSTTSSASPAQSPSYSNLSDDGSDTELSPGSSRSPVFSFLDLTYWKRQKVCCGIIYKGRFGEVLIDPHLFKPCCRNKQRQQQQQQQQQQQQQQQQEEEEDEEEEEEEEEVEVEEGQVGVDKSHVEEVVVKETPTGEENAEPAELCVTAPPARSGEVMEEGW from the exons ATGTTTGGCTTTCATAAGCCCAAAATGTACCGGAGTTTGGACGGCTGCTGCATCTGTCGGGCCAAGTCCTCCAGCTCCCGTTTCACAGACAGCAAGAGGTACGAGAAGGACTTCAGGAGCTGTTTTGG GTTGAGTGAAACCAGATCAGGAGAAATCTGTAACGCCTGCGTCCTCCTTGTGAAGAGATGGAAAAAGCTTCCAGTGGGAACCAAGAAAAACTGGAACCAT GTTGTTGATGCCAGAGGAGGCCCCAGCCTAAAGATAACATCCAGGCCCAAGAAAATCCAAACCATCTCCAAGAAAGCTCGGCCGAGCCAGATCAGCAGGCTGCAGAAGGAGCTGAAGAGAAACA ACTCAGATGCCCACAGCACAACCTCCAGTGCCTCTCCAGCTCAGTCTCCCAGCTACAGCAACCTGTCCGACGACGGCTCCGACACCGAGCTGAGCCCCGGGTCCAGCCGCTCCCCAGTCTTCTCCTTCCTGGACCTCACTTACTGGAAGAG GCAAAAGGTGTGCTGTGGAATAATATACAAGGGCCGCTTCGGGGAGGTGCTCATCGACCCCCATTTGTTCAAACCCTGCTGCCGCAACAAGCagcgacagcagcagcagcagcagcagcagcagcagcagcagcagcagcaacaagaggaggaggaagacgaggaggaggaggaagaggaggaagaggttgAGGTAGAGGAGGGTCAAGTGGGGGTGGATAAATCCCACGTGGAGGAAGTGGTGGTTAAGGAGACGCCTACGGGTGAGGAAAATGCAGAGCCTGCTGAGCTATGTGTGACGGCACCTCCAGCCAGGAGCGGGGAGGTGATGGAGGAAGGCTGGTGA